In one window of Zhihengliuella sp. ISTPL4 DNA:
- a CDS encoding methyltransferase domain-containing protein, producing the protein MASSPLGRPTRGTTGTNRLRRNDRWIAASAAFRRAADPLVVDLGFGASGVTAFELAARLRRVRADAQVRGLELDPARVAIAEQQLAEVRAGRTSFPTDLAVSFARGGFEVPLPGGRRPAVIRAMNVLRQYDEAEVASAWQTMAGRLRPDGVLVEGTCDEIGRVASWVDVDPGGVPLRFTLSLRLRGLELPSIVAERLPKALIHRNVPGERIHALLVDLDREWERAAPLSTFGATQRFLAAVTALRDQGWPVQGGRSRWRLGELTLPWDTVAPA; encoded by the coding sequence ATGGCGTCATCTCCCCTCGGTCGGCCGACCCGCGGCACGACCGGGACGAACCGGCTCCGTCGCAACGACCGCTGGATCGCCGCCTCAGCCGCTTTCCGACGCGCCGCGGACCCGCTCGTCGTCGACCTCGGCTTCGGAGCCAGCGGGGTGACCGCGTTCGAGCTCGCCGCACGGCTGCGACGGGTGCGCGCGGACGCCCAGGTCCGCGGGCTCGAACTCGATCCCGCGCGGGTGGCCATCGCCGAGCAGCAGCTCGCGGAGGTCCGCGCCGGCCGGACCTCCTTCCCGACGGACCTCGCCGTCTCCTTCGCCCGCGGCGGGTTCGAGGTGCCCCTCCCCGGCGGTCGCCGCCCCGCCGTCATCCGCGCGATGAACGTGCTGCGGCAGTACGACGAGGCCGAGGTCGCGAGCGCGTGGCAGACGATGGCGGGCCGTCTCCGGCCCGACGGGGTGCTGGTGGAGGGGACCTGCGACGAGATCGGACGCGTCGCGAGCTGGGTGGATGTCGATCCCGGGGGTGTCCCGCTCCGCTTCACCCTGTCCCTCCGGCTACGCGGACTCGAGCTTCCGAGCATCGTCGCCGAGCGCCTGCCCAAAGCCCTCATCCATCGGAACGTCCCCGGTGAGCGCATCCACGCGCTGCTCGTCGATCTGGATCGCGAGTGGGAGCGCGCCGCTCCCCTCTCGACGTTCGGGGCCACGCAGCGCTTCCTCGCCGCGGTGACCGCGCTGCGCGATCAGGGCTGGCCTGTGCAGGGCGGACGGAGCCGGTGGCGGCTGGGCGAGCTCACCCTGCCGTGGGACACGGTGGCTCCGGCCTGA
- a CDS encoding phosphoglyceromutase, with amino-acid sequence MTAKRTLILLRHGQSEWNELNLFTGWVDVRLTEQGKGEARRGGELLAESGILPDVLHTSLLSRAIQTADIALDAADRLWIPVKRSWRLNERHYGALQGKDKAQTLEEFGPEQFQLWRRSFDVPPPPLDDASEFSQVGDARYEGIDGEVPRTESLKLVIDRLLPYWDAEIVPDLEAGKTVLVTAHGNSLRGLVKHLEGISDDDIAGLNIPTGIPLVYELDENNAPTGPGRYLDPEAAAAGAAAVAAQGKK; translated from the coding sequence ATGACTGCGAAGCGCACCCTGATCCTGCTCCGCCACGGCCAGAGCGAGTGGAACGAACTGAACCTCTTCACCGGCTGGGTGGACGTCCGCCTGACCGAGCAGGGCAAGGGCGAGGCCCGTCGCGGCGGTGAGCTGCTCGCCGAGTCCGGCATCTTGCCCGACGTGCTGCACACGTCGCTGCTGAGCCGCGCGATCCAGACCGCCGACATCGCGCTGGATGCGGCCGACCGGCTGTGGATCCCGGTGAAGCGGTCGTGGCGCCTCAACGAGCGTCACTACGGCGCGCTGCAGGGCAAGGACAAGGCGCAGACCCTCGAGGAGTTCGGCCCCGAGCAGTTCCAGCTCTGGCGCCGCTCCTTCGACGTCCCGCCGCCCCCGCTGGACGACGCGAGCGAGTTCAGCCAGGTCGGCGACGCCCGGTACGAGGGCATCGACGGTGAGGTTCCGCGCACGGAGTCGCTCAAGCTCGTCATCGACCGTCTGCTGCCGTACTGGGACGCGGAGATCGTCCCCGACCTGGAAGCCGGCAAGACCGTCCTCGTGACCGCGCACGGCAACTCGCTGCGCGGCCTCGTCAAGCACCTCGAGGGGATCAGCGACGACGACATCGCCGGGCTCAACATCCCGACCGGCATCCCGCTCGTGTACGAGCTCGACGAGAACAACGCGCCGACCGGTCCCGGCCGCTACCTCGACCCGGAGGCCGCCGCCGCCGGTGCCGCGGCCGTGGCCGCCCAGGGCAAGAAGTAA
- the phoU gene encoding phosphate signaling complex protein PhoU: MREVFHQSLEDLQSRLVEIAELVTVSIDKATRAFATSDVALAEEVIADDAKIDELAVALDEQAIEILARQQPVARDLRIVVTALRVSASLERMGDMSEHIAQLARLRFPERAIPKGLKGTFVKMGELDVEISRTLTELLRTQDLKFADAIRNADDDVDELHASVFEKVLSDNWKGEAVATVDATLASRYHERFADHAVAVAKKVVYLATGDWHVEEEDIALAVEQQEQLGHA, translated from the coding sequence ATGCGCGAAGTCTTCCACCAGTCCCTCGAGGACCTGCAGTCCCGCCTCGTCGAGATCGCCGAGCTCGTCACCGTCTCCATCGACAAGGCCACCCGCGCCTTCGCCACGAGCGACGTCGCGCTGGCCGAGGAGGTCATCGCCGACGACGCCAAGATCGACGAGCTCGCTGTCGCGCTGGACGAGCAGGCCATCGAGATCCTCGCCCGGCAGCAGCCGGTCGCGCGCGACCTCCGCATCGTCGTCACCGCACTGCGCGTCAGCGCGTCCCTGGAGCGGATGGGCGACATGTCCGAGCACATCGCCCAGCTCGCACGACTGCGCTTCCCGGAGCGTGCGATCCCCAAGGGCCTCAAGGGCACGTTCGTGAAGATGGGCGAGCTGGACGTCGAGATCTCCCGCACGCTCACCGAGCTCCTCCGTACGCAGGACCTCAAGTTCGCGGACGCCATCCGCAACGCCGATGACGACGTCGACGAGCTGCACGCCAGCGTCTTCGAGAAGGTACTCAGCGACAACTGGAAGGGCGAGGCCGTCGCCACGGTCGACGCGACGCTCGCCAGCCGGTACCACGAGCGCTTCGCGGACCACGCGGTCGCCGTCGCCAAGAAGGTCGTCTACCTCGCGACGGGCGACTGGCACGTCGAAGAGGAGGACATCGCCCTCGCGGTCGAGCAGCAGGAGCAGCTCGGTCACGCCTGA
- a CDS encoding sensor histidine kinase has protein sequence MTLPQLALSSLAIGLAIGVGLSLLVVWAYRARARAEEETSMAIPAGITDVLRSMDDAACVVDVSGLVLATSKTAARFGIEVGSTLDNPELRQLVRGVRSTGETATASMRITRGGLSLDPRLVSARASAIGARLVLLIIRDVTEQERLDQMRRDFVANTSHELKTPVGAVSLLAEAIESAADDPAQVRAFASRISAEAGRLGQLTGRIMSLSRLQAEDGLTEVAPVSIDEVIASSIEAHVVQADSAGVELARGGDRGVWVRGDAQILIEAVGNLIANAIVYSPRGSRVGVGVKADDDVVEIAVSDQGIGIAEADRERIFERFYRADEARSRRTGGTGLGLSIVKHATQRHGGEVRLWSRPGRGSTFTIRLPRIDAPANAGQDKKSKKKRTRKAAPVTGATRVRNGETA, from the coding sequence ATGACCCTGCCGCAGCTCGCGCTGTCCTCCCTCGCCATCGGGTTGGCGATCGGCGTGGGCCTTTCGCTCCTCGTCGTCTGGGCCTACCGGGCACGGGCGCGGGCGGAGGAGGAGACGTCGATGGCGATCCCGGCCGGGATCACCGATGTGCTGCGCAGCATGGACGACGCCGCGTGCGTCGTGGATGTCTCGGGCCTCGTCCTCGCCACGTCCAAGACCGCGGCGCGGTTCGGGATCGAGGTCGGTTCGACGCTCGACAATCCGGAGCTCCGACAGCTCGTGCGCGGCGTGCGCTCGACGGGGGAGACGGCGACCGCCTCGATGCGGATCACCCGCGGCGGCCTCAGTCTGGACCCGCGTCTCGTGTCGGCCAGGGCGAGCGCGATCGGCGCGCGCCTCGTGCTCCTCATCATCCGCGATGTGACGGAGCAGGAGCGTCTCGACCAGATGCGCCGCGACTTCGTGGCCAACACGAGCCACGAGCTCAAGACGCCGGTCGGTGCGGTGAGTCTGCTCGCCGAGGCCATCGAGTCCGCCGCCGACGACCCCGCGCAGGTGCGGGCCTTCGCGTCCCGGATCTCGGCGGAGGCGGGCCGTCTCGGGCAGCTCACCGGCCGCATCATGAGCCTGTCCCGGCTGCAAGCGGAAGACGGCCTGACGGAGGTCGCGCCGGTCTCGATCGACGAGGTCATCGCCTCCTCGATCGAGGCCCACGTCGTGCAGGCCGACTCCGCGGGCGTCGAGCTGGCGCGTGGCGGGGACCGCGGCGTGTGGGTCCGCGGTGACGCGCAGATCCTCATCGAGGCCGTCGGCAACCTCATCGCGAACGCCATCGTCTACTCGCCCCGCGGCTCTCGCGTGGGCGTCGGCGTGAAGGCCGACGACGACGTCGTGGAGATCGCCGTGTCCGATCAGGGCATCGGGATCGCGGAGGCCGATCGAGAGCGCATCTTCGAACGGTTCTACCGCGCCGACGAGGCCCGCTCCCGGCGCACCGGCGGGACGGGGCTCGGCCTCTCCATCGTCAAGCACGCCACGCAGCGGCACGGGGGAGAGGTGCGACTGTGGTCGCGCCCCGGTCGCGGATCCACGTTCACCATCCGGCTGCCCCGCATCGACGCCCCCGCGAACGCCGGGCAGGACAAGAAGAGCAAGAAGAAGCGCACGCGCAAGGCCGCTCCCGTCACCGGGGCGACGCGCGTCCGAAACGGAGAGACCGCATGA
- a CDS encoding response regulator transcription factor, translated as MTRILLVEDEPDLADPLAYLLRREGYEVEIAEDGPGALTAFRERGADIVLLDLMLPGMPGTEVCRQIRSASAVPIIMLTAKDSEVDIVVGLELGADDYITKPYSSRELLARMRAVLRRVVQAEGELDERVLEGGRVSLDIDRHTVSVAGEQINMPLKEFELLEVLMRNSGRVLTRGQLIDRVWGSDYFGDTKTLDVHIKRIRSRIEENPSEPVMLVTVRGLGYRFEG; from the coding sequence ATGACCCGCATCCTTCTCGTCGAAGACGAGCCCGACCTCGCCGACCCCCTCGCGTACCTGCTGCGCCGGGAGGGCTACGAGGTGGAGATCGCCGAGGACGGCCCCGGCGCGCTGACGGCGTTCCGGGAGCGCGGAGCCGACATCGTCCTGCTCGACCTCATGCTGCCCGGCATGCCGGGGACCGAGGTGTGCCGGCAGATCCGCTCCGCGTCGGCCGTGCCCATCATCATGCTGACCGCCAAGGACTCCGAGGTCGACATCGTCGTGGGGCTCGAACTCGGAGCGGACGACTACATCACCAAGCCGTACTCCTCGCGGGAGCTGCTCGCGCGGATGCGGGCGGTCCTGCGGCGCGTGGTGCAGGCCGAGGGTGAACTGGACGAGCGGGTGCTGGAAGGCGGGCGGGTCTCGCTCGACATCGACCGGCACACGGTGTCGGTCGCCGGTGAGCAGATCAACATGCCCCTGAAGGAGTTCGAACTCCTGGAGGTCCTCATGCGCAACTCCGGACGGGTGCTCACGCGGGGCCAGCTCATCGATCGGGTATGGGGGAGCGACTACTTCGGCGACACCAAGACACTCGACGTCCACATCAAGCGCATCCGCTCCCGCATCGAGGAGAACCCGAGTGAGCCGGTGATGCTCGTGACGGTCCGCGGGCTGGGATACCGCTTCGAAGGCTGA
- a CDS encoding DNA modification methylase, with amino-acid sequence MKSRLVASAAISALVLLGATGCTFITPQSTKIEYAASDGVNVSDQDGPIAVRNALIIANEDGTAGNFVGAVVNPTQDRATLTVSLEGGEPFKITVPAGGTISFGADEEPVEIVGLDTMPGATIPMHFQSGDSAGVTTEIPVLDGTLPYYADLAPQD; translated from the coding sequence GTGAAATCGCGCCTTGTCGCGTCTGCCGCCATCAGCGCCCTCGTTCTGCTCGGCGCGACCGGGTGCACGTTCATCACGCCGCAGTCGACGAAGATCGAGTACGCGGCCTCCGACGGCGTCAACGTCTCCGACCAGGACGGCCCCATCGCCGTGCGCAACGCCCTGATCATCGCCAACGAGGACGGCACGGCGGGCAACTTCGTCGGTGCCGTCGTCAACCCGACGCAGGATCGTGCGACCCTGACGGTGTCGCTGGAGGGCGGCGAACCCTTCAAGATCACGGTGCCCGCCGGCGGAACCATCAGCTTCGGCGCGGACGAGGAGCCCGTGGAGATCGTCGGCCTCGACACGATGCCCGGCGCGACGATCCCGATGCACTTCCAGTCCGGCGACTCCGCCGGCGTGACCACGGAGATCCCCGTGCTCGACGGCACGCTGCCGTACTACGCGGACCTCGCTCCCCAGGACTGA
- a CDS encoding CarD family transcriptional regulator produces MLFEVGETVVYPHHGAATIIEVKERIIKGETKKYLKLNVTQGDLIIEVPAENVDLVGVRDVIGKEGLDHVFEVLRAPFTEEPTNWSRRYKANLEKLASGDVIKVSEVVRDLWRRDQDRGLSAGEKRMLAKARQILISELALAEKIDEDKAGALLDEVLAS; encoded by the coding sequence ATGCTTTTTGAGGTTGGCGAGACCGTCGTCTATCCGCACCATGGCGCTGCGACCATCATCGAGGTCAAGGAGCGCATCATCAAGGGCGAGACGAAGAAGTACCTGAAGCTCAACGTCACGCAGGGTGATCTCATCATCGAGGTTCCGGCCGAGAACGTCGACCTCGTCGGCGTCCGCGACGTGATCGGCAAGGAGGGCCTCGACCACGTGTTCGAGGTGCTGCGCGCCCCGTTCACGGAGGAGCCCACCAACTGGTCGCGCCGCTACAAGGCGAACCTGGAGAAGCTCGCGTCCGGTGATGTCATCAAGGTGAGCGAGGTCGTGCGCGACCTCTGGCGCCGTGACCAGGACCGCGGCCTGTCCGCGGGTGAGAAGCGGATGCTGGCCAAGGCCCGGCAGATCCTCATCTCCGAGCTGGCGCTGGCCGAGAAGATCGATGAGGACAAGGCGGGCGCGCTGCTCGACGAGGTCCTCGCGTCCTGA
- the ispD gene encoding 2-C-methyl-D-erythritol 4-phosphate cytidylyltransferase, with translation MSILPVPRTAIIVVAAGSGTRLEAGAPKAFVGIDARTILRHALDGVFAAEPMQVVVVAPAGYEGDAETELRAAAAERVDLGRVVTGGATRQESVAAGLAALWGDVTTVLVHDAARALTPPAVIDAVAAAVVGEAGAVPSLPVVDTLKRVEDGLVAGAVDRSELAAAQTPQGFPRTLLEAAYEIARADGAEYTDDAALFAAAGHPVRLVPGSERSFKITTPADLERARLLLAAAPAPSPSSISAAVTGAPRVGVGTDVHAFGGDGSLWLAGLEWPGEAALSGHSDGDAVAHAIVDALLGAAGLGDIGQHFGTAHPEYAGAHADVFLSRTAEMLAEAGFAIGNVSVQFQGNRPRFSGRRAEAEAALSAALGGAAVSVAATTTDGLGFPGRGEGIAVTAVALVIPRPERGLPAPAE, from the coding sequence GTGAGCATCCTCCCCGTCCCGCGTACCGCGATCATCGTCGTCGCTGCCGGCTCCGGCACCCGTCTTGAGGCCGGGGCGCCCAAGGCGTTCGTCGGCATCGACGCTCGCACCATCCTCCGGCACGCCCTCGACGGCGTCTTCGCGGCGGAGCCGATGCAGGTCGTGGTCGTGGCTCCGGCAGGCTACGAGGGCGACGCCGAGACGGAACTGCGGGCGGCCGCCGCGGAGCGTGTCGACCTGGGCCGTGTGGTCACGGGAGGCGCGACGCGGCAGGAATCCGTCGCCGCCGGGCTCGCCGCGCTGTGGGGGGATGTGACGACGGTCCTCGTGCATGATGCGGCTCGCGCTCTGACCCCGCCCGCGGTGATCGACGCCGTGGCGGCGGCCGTGGTCGGTGAGGCCGGCGCCGTGCCGAGCCTGCCCGTGGTCGACACCCTCAAGCGCGTCGAGGACGGTCTCGTGGCCGGTGCCGTGGATCGGTCGGAGCTCGCGGCGGCGCAGACGCCCCAGGGGTTCCCGCGCACGTTGCTGGAGGCGGCCTACGAGATCGCCCGCGCGGATGGGGCGGAGTACACCGACGACGCGGCGCTCTTCGCGGCCGCAGGCCATCCGGTGCGGCTCGTGCCGGGGTCGGAGCGGTCGTTCAAGATCACCACGCCCGCCGACCTGGAACGTGCTCGCCTGCTCCTCGCGGCAGCACCGGCGCCCTCCCCGTCGTCGATCTCGGCGGCGGTCACGGGCGCCCCCCGGGTCGGTGTCGGCACGGACGTGCACGCCTTCGGCGGCGACGGATCGCTGTGGCTGGCCGGCCTCGAGTGGCCGGGGGAGGCCGCGCTCTCCGGACACTCCGACGGCGACGCCGTCGCGCACGCCATCGTCGACGCGCTGCTGGGAGCCGCCGGGCTCGGTGACATCGGGCAGCACTTCGGCACGGCCCATCCCGAGTACGCGGGCGCGCACGCCGACGTCTTCCTCTCCCGCACCGCGGAGATGCTGGCCGAAGCGGGCTTCGCGATCGGCAATGTGTCCGTCCAGTTCCAGGGCAATCGTCCGCGGTTCAGCGGGCGCCGCGCGGAGGCCGAGGCGGCGCTGTCGGCGGCGCTCGGGGGCGCGGCGGTGTCGGTGGCGGCCACGACGACGGACGGGTTGGGGTTCCCCGGACGCGGCGAAGGGATCGCGGTCACGGCCGTCGCCCTCGTCATCCCGCGACCGGAGCGGGGTCTCCCAGCGCCCGCCGAGTAG
- the cysS gene encoding cysteine--tRNA ligase, translating to MTLRLYDTRAQLLRDFVPLDPENITMYVCGPTVQSGPHIGHVRAALSFDILRRWLTHRYGRVTFVRNVTDIDDKVLANATPSEPWWALAYRMEQEFAAAYAGIGILPPTYEPRATASVPQMQELIALLIDRGHAYPAPDGSGDVYFDVRSWSSYGDLTHQSVDAMEAAQDADPRGKRNPQDFALWKGAKADEPADATWTSPWGAGRPGWHIECSAMAKRYLGAEFDIHGGGLDLRFPHHENELAQSTAAGDGFARYWVHNGLVTVDGQKMSKSLGNFTLARDVLDARDPLVVRYALAAAHYRSSLDLSESSWAEAEAALGRIRSFLERAFRMKGARIGADDAQILPAAFVEAMDDDLGVPQALAVVHESVRAGNSALDAGDTSAALDAARAVLAMTGILGLDPSTEAGTAGGGQAAALDALVQEMIAQRAAARANKDWAAADRIRDAIAAAGITLEDTPAGTHWSIDG from the coding sequence GTGACTCTCCGCCTCTACGACACCCGCGCACAGCTGCTGCGCGACTTCGTGCCTCTCGATCCCGAGAACATCACGATGTACGTGTGCGGACCCACGGTGCAGTCCGGACCCCATATCGGTCACGTTCGGGCGGCCCTCAGCTTCGACATCCTGCGCCGCTGGCTGACTCACCGGTACGGACGGGTCACCTTCGTGCGCAACGTCACCGACATCGACGACAAGGTGCTCGCGAACGCTACGCCGTCCGAGCCGTGGTGGGCGCTCGCCTATCGCATGGAGCAGGAGTTCGCAGCGGCCTACGCCGGCATCGGCATCCTGCCGCCGACGTACGAGCCGCGGGCGACGGCCTCCGTCCCGCAGATGCAGGAGCTCATCGCGCTGCTCATCGACCGCGGTCACGCGTACCCCGCCCCCGACGGTTCCGGGGACGTGTACTTCGACGTGCGCTCCTGGTCGTCCTACGGCGATCTCACCCATCAGTCCGTGGACGCGATGGAGGCGGCGCAGGACGCCGACCCGCGCGGCAAGCGCAACCCGCAGGACTTCGCCCTCTGGAAGGGGGCGAAGGCCGACGAGCCCGCCGACGCGACCTGGACCTCGCCGTGGGGAGCCGGACGTCCGGGCTGGCACATCGAGTGCTCGGCCATGGCGAAGCGGTACCTGGGCGCGGAGTTCGACATCCACGGCGGGGGACTGGATCTGCGGTTCCCGCACCACGAAAACGAGCTCGCGCAGTCGACCGCGGCGGGTGACGGCTTCGCGCGCTACTGGGTGCACAACGGCCTCGTGACGGTCGACGGGCAGAAGATGTCGAAGTCCCTCGGCAACTTCACGCTGGCGCGGGACGTGCTCGATGCGCGGGACCCGCTCGTCGTGCGCTATGCCCTCGCCGCCGCGCACTACCGGTCGAGCCTCGACCTGTCAGAGTCGTCCTGGGCGGAGGCGGAAGCGGCTCTCGGCCGCATCCGCTCCTTCCTGGAGCGGGCGTTCCGCATGAAAGGCGCGCGGATCGGCGCGGACGACGCGCAGATCCTCCCCGCCGCCTTCGTCGAGGCGATGGACGACGACCTCGGCGTGCCGCAGGCGCTGGCTGTCGTGCACGAGAGCGTGCGGGCCGGGAACTCGGCACTGGACGCGGGCGACACGTCAGCAGCGCTGGACGCGGCGCGGGCGGTGCTCGCCATGACCGGGATCCTCGGTCTGGACCCGAGCACGGAAGCTGGAACGGCCGGGGGCGGGCAGGCAGCGGCGCTTGATGCGCTGGTGCAGGAGATGATTGCGCAGCGCGCAGCCGCGCGTGCGAACAAGGACTGGGCGGCGGCCGATCGCATCCGTGACGCGATCGCCGCCGCAGGAATCACGCTGGAGGACACTCCGGCCGGAACTCATTGGAGTATCGATGGCTAA
- the rlmB gene encoding 23S rRNA (guanosine(2251)-2'-O)-methyltransferase RlmB translates to MAKPGRPGASKGNKKGPTKGTGGLGRKALEGRGPTPKAEDRAWHPAGKRKAAAERYAAAGGKGKPGGRPASGGNPNRTARSKDNTNDTETVTGRNSVLEALRAKIPATAMYVAQRVEMDDRVKEMLSIATHRDIPVLEVTRQELDRMAGFDGVHQGVALKVPPYEYAHPQDLLEEVIDRGETPLFVALDGITDPRNLGAIIRSTAAFGGHGIILPQRRSAGVNSAAWKTSAGAAARIPVALASNLTTQLKEFKKQGVFVLGLDGDGDVSLPALELADRPVVIVVGSEGKGLSRLVTETCDQIVSIPISAATESLNAGIAASVALYQVATVRAAD, encoded by the coding sequence ATGGCTAAGCCAGGGCGCCCCGGCGCGAGCAAGGGAAACAAGAAGGGCCCCACGAAGGGCACCGGCGGGCTCGGGCGCAAGGCGCTCGAGGGGCGTGGCCCCACGCCGAAGGCGGAGGACCGCGCATGGCACCCCGCCGGCAAGCGCAAGGCCGCGGCCGAGCGCTACGCGGCGGCCGGGGGCAAGGGGAAGCCGGGTGGACGTCCGGCCTCCGGCGGCAACCCGAACCGCACGGCCCGTTCGAAGGACAACACGAACGACACCGAGACGGTCACCGGGCGCAACTCGGTGCTCGAGGCGCTGCGGGCGAAGATCCCGGCGACCGCGATGTATGTCGCGCAGCGCGTGGAGATGGACGACCGCGTCAAGGAGATGCTGTCGATCGCGACCCACCGCGACATCCCGGTGCTCGAGGTCACGCGTCAGGAGCTCGACCGGATGGCCGGCTTCGACGGCGTGCACCAGGGCGTGGCCCTCAAGGTGCCGCCGTACGAGTACGCCCACCCGCAGGACCTGCTGGAAGAGGTCATCGACCGCGGCGAGACGCCGCTGTTCGTCGCTCTCGACGGCATCACCGACCCCCGCAACCTCGGCGCGATCATCCGGTCGACCGCGGCGTTCGGCGGTCACGGGATCATCCTGCCGCAGCGTCGTTCCGCGGGCGTGAACTCCGCCGCGTGGAAGACGAGTGCGGGCGCGGCGGCGCGGATCCCGGTCGCCCTCGCCTCCAACCTCACCACGCAGCTCAAGGAGTTCAAGAAGCAGGGCGTGTTCGTGCTCGGGCTCGACGGCGACGGCGACGTCTCGCTGCCGGCGCTGGAGCTGGCCGATCGCCCCGTCGTCATCGTCGTGGGCTCGGAGGGCAAGGGCCTGTCCCGCCTCGTGACCGAGACCTGCGACCAGATCGTCTCCATCCCCATCTCCGCGGCGACCGAGTCGCTGAACGCCGGCATCGCGGCCTCGGTCGCGCTGTACCAGGTCGCGACCGTCCGCGCCGCGGACTGA
- a CDS encoding NAD(P)-dependent oxidoreductase has product MARIIVLGGTGYAGRHIVAEAVSRDHAVVAISRSTPADPVAGAAYVQGSALDPASLTEAFTGADAVVSALSPRGDMEDRVLEALTNVVGLLDGTETRLGVVGGAGGSLVAPGGPRLFDQDFPEEYKHEAQVGIDSLALLEHTPESLDWFFVHPAEVFGPWAEGERTGRYRDGGDVLVRDEDGKSYISGADFAVAIVDEIEQGNHHRQRFTVGY; this is encoded by the coding sequence ATGGCCCGCATCATCGTCCTGGGAGGAACCGGCTACGCCGGACGCCACATCGTCGCGGAGGCGGTGAGCCGCGATCATGCGGTCGTCGCCATCTCGCGCTCGACCCCCGCGGATCCGGTCGCGGGTGCGGCCTACGTGCAGGGGTCCGCGCTCGACCCCGCATCGCTGACCGAGGCGTTCACGGGAGCCGACGCCGTGGTCTCCGCGCTCTCCCCGCGCGGCGACATGGAGGATCGCGTCCTCGAGGCGCTGACGAACGTGGTCGGACTGCTCGACGGCACCGAGACCCGGCTGGGCGTCGTGGGCGGTGCGGGCGGCAGCCTCGTGGCGCCCGGCGGCCCGCGGCTGTTCGACCAGGATTTCCCCGAGGAGTACAAGCACGAGGCGCAGGTCGGCATCGACTCGCTCGCCCTCCTGGAGCACACGCCGGAGAGCCTGGACTGGTTCTTCGTGCACCCGGCCGAGGTCTTCGGGCCGTGGGCCGAGGGGGAGCGCACCGGACGCTATCGGGACGGCGGCGACGTGCTCGTCCGCGACGAGGACGGCAAGTCCTACATCTCGGGGGCGGACTTCGCCGTCGCGATCGTCGACGAGATCGAGCAGGGCAATCACCACCGGCAGCGGTTCACCGTCGGCTACTGA